Below is a genomic region from Spirosoma radiotolerans.
GAAACCTGTTACCCCTTGTATATTTAGTTCGGGTAAACCGCCGGCATTCGATGTGATCAACGGCACTTCGCAAGCCAGCGCTTCCAAAGCAGCAAGACCGAAACTTTCGTTTTCGGACGGCATCACGAACAAATCAGCCACAGACAGTACTTCTTCTACCGCATCCAGCTTGCCCAGGAAACGAACCTGATCGTAGATACCCAGATCACGCACCAGTCGTTCAATGCGGGCCCGTTCGGGACCGTCGCCTACCAGCAGAAGCTTGGCTGGCGTTTGCTGCTGAATGTAAAAAAACATCATTACGGCGTCGTCGATGCGCTTTACCCGCCGAAAATTTGACGTATGGACAATCAGTTTTTCGCCATTCGGGCAAATGGCCCGTTTGAAATGGTCTTTTTGCTGACGCTTGAAACGGCTCAGGTCAATGAAGTTTGGAATGACTTCAATTTCACGGTGAACATTGAAGTGCTTGTAGGTATCCTGGCGCAAATTTTCGGACACGGCGGTCACGCCATCCGACTCGTTGATGCTGAATGTAACAACGGGTTCGTAGGAAGCATCTTTCCCGACCAGCGTAATATCAGTACCATGCAGCGTTGTGACGACAGGCACATTTCGCCCCTGCGACCGTAGAATCATTTTGGCCATGTAGGCGGCCGATGCGTGCGGAATAGCATAGTGAACGTGCAGTAAATCAACATTTTCGTTGGTTACCACATTAACCATCGCACTGGCCAGCGCCGATTCATAAGGCGCGTATTGAAACAGCGGATAGGATGGTATATTTACTTCGTGGTAAAAGACGTTCTCGTTAAAAAAATCGAGCCGGGGTGGCTGCTGGTAGGTAATGAAATGAATTTGATGGCCACTTTTGGCCAATCCCTTGCCAAGTTCAGTGGCAACAACGCCACTGCCTCCAAAGGTCGGGTAGCACACAATACCAATTTTCATGCGTGAGAGAACGGTTTTGCTTCTCAACATCAAACAGGAGTAAAAAGAATCCCTAAGCGTAGAAGAAAGGGGAAGAGGCAAAATGAAGTGTTTTTGTTGTTTCTTTGCGATCTCCCTTCCGTAACTGCTTTCCGGCTTTTCAAAACGCTTAATTTTGTAAAAAAACAGTCATGGTTGCACGGCAGTCCATTCCTTTCTCGGCGTTTACATTCGGCTTTCTGCGGCTTATTCGCGTGCAGAATCTGCTGATTGTTGTTCTAACGCAGTTTCTGGCGCGGCTGTTTTTAATTGGTGATAAATCAACCATTATCCAATCGCTTACCGATCCCAAACTCTGGC
It encodes:
- the bshA gene encoding N-acetyl-alpha-D-glucosaminyl L-malate synthase BshA → MKIGIVCYPTFGGSGVVATELGKGLAKSGHQIHFITYQQPPRLDFFNENVFYHEVNIPSYPLFQYAPYESALASAMVNVVTNENVDLLHVHYAIPHASAAYMAKMILRSQGRNVPVVTTLHGTDITLVGKDASYEPVVTFSINESDGVTAVSENLRQDTYKHFNVHREIEVIPNFIDLSRFKRQQKDHFKRAICPNGEKLIVHTSNFRRVKRIDDAVMMFFYIQQQTPAKLLLVGDGPERARIERLVRDLGIYDQVRFLGKLDAVEEVLSVADLFVMPSENESFGLAALEALACEVPLITSNAGGLPELNIQGVTGFLSPVGDVDDMVKNALYVLDDEHLPTFKENALARAKEFELSRILPLYEAHYERVLQAVQPLVS